Proteins encoded together in one Sceloporus undulatus isolate JIND9_A2432 ecotype Alabama chromosome 4, SceUnd_v1.1, whole genome shotgun sequence window:
- the CHMP4B gene encoding charged multivesicular body protein 4b — translation MSGLLGKLFGTGGGGKGGGKGPSPQEAIQRLRDTEEMLSKKQEFLEKKIEQELAAARKHGTKNKRAALQALKRKKRYEKQLAQIDGTLSTIEFQREALENANTNTEVLKNMGFAAKAMKAAHDNMDIDKVDELMQDIAEQQELADEISTAISKPVGIGEEFDEDELMAELEELEQEELDKNLLEISGPETVPLPNVPSISIPSKPAKKKEEEEDDDMKELEAWAENM, via the exons ATGTCGGGGCTCCTGGGGAAGCTGTTCGGGACGGGCGGCGGAGGGAAGGGCGGCGGGAAGGGCCCCTCTCCGCAGGAGGCCATCCAGCGGCTTCGGGACACCGAGGAGATGCTGAGCAAGAAGCAGGAGTTCCTGGAGAAGAAGATCGAGCAGGAGCTGGCCGCCGCCCGGAAGCACGGCACCAAGAACAAGCGCG CTGCACTTCAAGCCCTAAAACGAAAGAAGAGGtatgagaaacagcttgcacAAATAGATGGCACGTTATCCACAATCGAATTCCAGAGGGAGGCCCTGGAAAATGCCAACACCAACACAGAAGTGCTCAAGAATATGGGCTTTGCTGCTAAAGCAATGAAAGCTGCTCATGACAACAT GGATATTGACAAAGTAGATGAACTTATGCAAGATATTGCAGAACAGCAGGAGTTAGCAGATGAAATTTCAACAGCTATCTCCAAGCCTGTAGGAATTGGTGAAGAATTTGATGAG GATGAATTGATGGCTGAGCTAGAAGAACTAGAACAGGAAGAATTGGACAAAAACCTACTGGAGATCAGTGGTCCTGAGACAGTTCCACTACCCAATGTGCCCTCAATATCTATACCTTCAAAGCCAG ctaagaagaaagaagaagaagaggatgatgatatgaaagaactagaagcaTGGGCTGAGAACATGTAG